The Canis lupus familiaris isolate Mischka breed German Shepherd chromosome 5, alternate assembly UU_Cfam_GSD_1.0, whole genome shotgun sequence region CCACAGAGGAGCCCAAGCCCATGCATGTGCTGGTCCTGTCTTCCTGGCGCTCTGGCTCTTCTTTTGTGGGACAGCTTTTTGGGCAGCATCCAGATGTCTTCTACCTGATGGAGCCTGCCTGGCACATCTGGATGACCTTCACACACAGCACTGCCTGGAGGCTGCAGATGGCAGTGAGGGATCTGATACGTGCCATTTTCCTGTGTGACATGAGTGTCTTTGACGCCTACATGAAACCTGGTCCTCGAAGACAGTCCAGCCTCTTCCAGTGGGAGAACAGCCGGGCCCTGTGTTCCCCACCTGCCTGCAACATCTTCTCCCGGGATATGATCATACCCCGGGCTCACTGTAAGCTTCTGTGCAGTCAACAGCCCTTTGAGGTGGTAGAGAAGGCCTGTCGTTCCTACAGCCATGTGGTGCTCAAGGAGGTACGCTTTTTCAACCTGCAGATGCTCTACCCGCTGCTGAGAGACCCTTCCCTCAATCTGCGTATCGTGCACTTGGTACGTGACCCTCGGGCAGTGTTCCGTTCTCGAGAACACACCACAGAGGAACTCATGATCGACAGCCGCATTGTGTTGGGGCAGCATTGGGAGAAACTCAAGAAGGAGGATCAGCCCTACTATATGATGCAGGTCATCTGCCAAAGCCAGCTGGAGATCTATAAGGCTGTGCAGTCCTTGCCCAAAGCGCTGAGGGAACGCTACATGCTCATACGCTATGAGGACCTGGTCCGGAACCCCATTGCCCGGACTGCacaaatatatgaatatgtgAGATTGAAATTCTTGCCTCATCTCCAGACCTGGGTGTACAACATCACTCGAGGTGAGGGCATGGGTAATCATGCCTTCCACACTAATGCCAGGAATGCTCTCAACGTCTCCCAGGCCTGGCGCTGGACTTTGCCTTACGAAAAGGTTTCTCGACTTCAGAAAGTCTGCAGTGATACCATGACTTTGCTGGGCTACCAGCTTGTTAGATCAGAGCAAGAGCAGAGAAACCTGTCACTGGATCTTCTGTCTACATAGACTACCTCCAAGTAAGTCTACCAAGAGGGTTGAAGAGGCTGTGTGTCCCCACTTGGCACCAGCCTTGGCCACATTAACAAAGGCTTCTTAGTCTTAATTACATCTCTTTTGGTGTACATGTGAGCATGAGTTGTGCCTATACGTGCTCAAGCTGAGAAATCTTCATGTCTCCACTCAGGCCTAGAAGAGATTCAGAAACGTATACGAGCAGCATGTTCCACCACCTAAAAAGGAGTAttgcctttcttctcttcttggtCTTCCCATCTGCATGTACCTCAAAGACTTTGTGGCCTGGGGTCCTAATTGGCACCACACAGTATCAGTGGGATAAATCCATAAACTTCTCTATCCACATCTTGCCCAGtaggaaaggagagagacaggaaatGGGTCTTCTGCCAAAGAGCCCACCAGCACATTCCACAGGGATATGAACTTTGAGCCCATGGAGCTCCTGGTGGATTCACAAAGGGAACAGagaaaagagttggatgcttatgGTGGGCTTGGCCATTACAGTTATCAGTTATCACAAATACAAAATGAGATCTCCGCATAATAGAGCAAGCTCTTAAATTCATGGAGTGGCTAGGCCTGATATGGACATTGTTTCCCCTCAGTGTTTTCCTATCGCATAGAAGATTTTGATTTGTGAAGCTGCTATCCATTAACACTAAAATTCCAAATAGGATTCTGTTTGGAGTTTTCCCTTTTATGCTTTCTAATTACTTAGTAGTAAATGCTAATTCTTATGGGATCCTAACCTGATAACATAAGCATctttagagacttttttttttgtgtgtacttTTACTATTATCTATtacccacacacaaaaatttctGAGACAATATTTGGTGTCAGATGATGAGCTGAGTCTAAACTGATCAATACTGACCACATTGTGCTCTTAAGAATCTGTAGAAAGTAGGCAACTAGCAACAAGCCCTTTCTTTCTTGTGTGAGGTGTGAGTTGCAGTAACACTCTAGGGTCTGGGCAAAGGGTTCTTCTAATGTGATCCTCAGCCAGAGGACCTCAGGGTTAGTATGGCTAGTGATGTTCAGCTCTTCCTGGGTCACCTCTCCACCTGATAGACGCTGTTTCTCCCAGTCTTTGCAGTACTCCCCAGGTCTACTTATACATCAGAATCCACTGTCAGAAATTCATTTTGCCATGCCCAACCTCAGATCTACTGGAATTGGAATCCACCAGGGTAGGGGCTGGGATTCTATACGTTGATCAAGCAACCCTGGTAATTCTTTCAAGACCAGCCTAATAACGCCACACCCTCCATTGGGCAGCAGCACTGTGTGCCTTCCCACTCCAGAACAGATGCCTTTTCAGCACATGCCAAGTATCCATGCTGCTTGCTCCTGACATTGGTCCTGTCCTCAGGTTAGAAGGAATAGGAAgaagggtggctcagcagtttggcgcctgcctttggtccagggcacgatcctggagtcctgggatcgagccccacatcaggctcccggcatggagcctgcttctctctctgccccccccccctctctctatcatgaataaataaataaaatctttggtaaaaaaaaaaaaaaaacaaggaataggAAGAGGGTCTCTATCGGTCTGGAACTCCAGGGACCTCTGAGTCCCGACTTGCTTAATATTTCCTGTCCAAATCTAAAAGATACCAtcatttcatctttccttttgttcccaCTCTGGACATGGTCCTTACCTCATAAAGTGCTCTCAGTGTCAGATGGGAATTCTCATACTTGATTCTGCCAAGGAGCTCTTGGGCTGTGGCATCACTTAAGATATGTGAGCAGCTACCTTTCCCAGCTGGGTCTAGCAAAGTTAATTTATATGTGAATCTAAAGGAGTGGATTTATTCTAACACATAAACCTAAGCCACTCTAGACACACCTCAAGAACCTAGCCAGGATCTCCCAAGCAAATGTTTCTTGCTTCTACAAACCTTCCAAAACTGTGAAAAGTTTCCCCAACACTGAAAATAAGGCCAGGGCAGCAGGTATGGTGCAAACAGTGAAGAAGGCAAGTGAGGGGGGAAAGACAGTGAGAGACTCAACCACCTCTGATTTCCCCTCTGAAATTCCAGCCTCCACCTGAATTGTCTTAATGCTAGCAACTTCCTTAGGAACCATTTCTATGAGATGCTGGAGTACAAAGCTGTTTGCTTTTCATTCTCCAAAGGAATCGTTATGTGCTCATGAGCACATGGGCTCTGGAATCCTGCTGCCTGGGTGACTCTACTATTACCAGCTGGGCAATCTCCAGCAAGTCCCTAAACATCTCCATGTctctgttccctcatctgtagGGTCGGTTGAATAATGGTGGCACTGACCTCTTGGAGTTGCTGGGAGAgctgatgaattaataaatggaaCATGCTTAGCAAGCATCTGGCTCATAAGCAAGCACTCACTAAGTGGTAGCAGTGAATATATTGGTAACAACACTAGTTTTAGCTCTCTCAAGGACCATCTTCTATCATTCTGGTAATATCCTCATTAAGGTGATACTCAACAGCAGATTACAAGCCGTTTGTGGCATGTCTGATCATACTGAAACAATTAGATTTACAGCTGTCTAATATTCCAGTTTATCCACATCCGTTGTTCTCCACCCAAGGTGATTTTGTTTCCTAGGGAACATtgggcaatgtctagagacattttggtTATTACAACCAGTAGAGTGTTAAACCTCCTATAGTGTACAGGAAAACCCCTATCCCCAACAAAAATTCTCTGATCCAGTATGTCAACAGCACATCTGTTAAGAAGACCTactctagggacgcctggatggctcagcagttgagggtctgcctttggctcaaggtgtaaTTCCAGGGTTCAggattgagttctacatcaggctctttacagggagcctgcttctccctctgcctgtatctctgcctctccctatgtctctcatgagtaaataaacaaaatcttaaaaaacaaaaacaaaaccctattctaggggtgcctgggtggctcagtcggttaagcatctatctgcctttggctcatttcatgatctcagggtcctgggatcaagcctcacactgggttccctgctccgcagggagtctgcttct contains the following coding sequences:
- the CHST4 gene encoding carbohydrate sulfotransferase 4 (The RefSeq protein has 2 substitutions compared to this genomic sequence) is translated as MMILPKKMKPLLFLISQMAIFALFLHLYGHNSNSPSTTEEPKPMHVLVLSSWRSGSSFVGQLFGQHPDVFYLMEPAWHIWMTFTHSTAWRLQMAVRDLIRAIFLCDMSVFDAYMKPGPRRQSSLFQWENSRALCSPPACNIFSRDMIIPRAHCKLLCSQQPFEVVEKACRSYSHVVLKEVRFFNLQMLYPLLRDPSLNLRIVHLVRDPRAVFRSREHTTEELMIDSRIVLGQHWEKLKKEDQPYYMMQVICQSQLEIYKAVQSLPKALRERYMLIRYEDLVRNPIARTAQIYEYVRLKFLPHLQTWVYNITRGEGMGNHAFHTNARNALNVSQAWRWTLPYKKVSRLQKVCSDTMTLLGYQLVRSEQEQRNLSLDLLST